One Maribacter cobaltidurans genomic window carries:
- a CDS encoding type IV toxin-antitoxin system AbiEi family antitoxin has protein sequence MSTDSKLKINQLLGTNPSGIVYLSSWLVAQGYSLDLQKRYRSSDWFTSIGTGAMIRSGDNVGYEGAIYALQNQAGLFVHPAGKTAFSLLGKSHYLELSQKKVTLFGGKNDKLPTWCLKHDWGVTLDYYSSSFLPAEIGLTEVELNTFTIKVSSAARAMLECLFLTPKNQDLLECYQLMEGLNNLRPNLVQNLLENCSSIKVKRLFLFLAEKASHSWLQHLNLEKIDLGSGKRSIVKNGVYNSKYKITVPTEFANGEL, from the coding sequence GTGAGTACCGATAGTAAATTAAAAATAAACCAATTATTGGGCACGAATCCTTCGGGAATCGTTTACCTATCCTCATGGTTAGTAGCACAAGGGTATAGCCTTGATTTACAAAAAAGGTATCGTAGCAGTGACTGGTTTACCTCAATAGGTACAGGAGCCATGATACGCTCGGGCGATAATGTCGGTTACGAAGGTGCAATCTATGCTCTCCAAAATCAAGCAGGGCTATTTGTACATCCAGCGGGGAAGACCGCTTTCTCATTACTTGGAAAATCACATTATTTAGAACTTTCCCAAAAAAAGGTTACACTGTTCGGTGGAAAAAACGATAAGCTGCCCACTTGGTGCTTAAAGCATGATTGGGGCGTAACCCTAGACTACTATAGTTCTTCTTTTCTACCAGCAGAAATAGGACTTACCGAAGTGGAGTTGAACACATTTACCATAAAAGTTTCCAGTGCTGCAAGGGCAATGCTAGAGTGTTTATTTTTAACACCCAAAAATCAAGATCTTCTGGAGTGTTACCAATTAATGGAAGGGTTAAATAACCTAAGACCCAATCTTGTTCAAAATCTATTGGAAAACTGTTCCTCTATAAAAGTAAAACGTCTCTTTTTATTTCTGGCCGAAAAGGCTAGTCATAGTTGGCTTCAACATTTAAACCTCGAAAAAATAGATTTAGGAAGTGGTAAACGAAGTATAGTAAAAAATGGTGTTTACAATTCAAAATATAAAATAACCGTCCCTACCGAATTTGCAAATGGCGAATTATAA
- a CDS encoding helix-turn-helix domain-containing protein: protein MQVVCLQEEAFYALFKKVIEHVESKRQDKPEKWIDGEEAMSILRIKSTTTLQRLRDEGKIRFSQPQKKIILYDRDSIIAYIEKHARETF from the coding sequence ATGCAAGTCGTCTGTCTACAAGAGGAAGCCTTTTATGCCTTGTTTAAAAAGGTCATTGAGCATGTTGAATCCAAAAGGCAGGATAAGCCCGAAAAATGGATTGATGGGGAAGAAGCAATGTCTATCCTTAGAATAAAATCTACGACTACCCTTCAGAGATTAAGGGATGAAGGAAAAATTAGGTTTTCCCAACCCCAAAAGAAGATTATCCTTTACGATAGGGATTCTATTATAGCATACATCGAGAAACACGCCCGAGAAACTTTTTAA
- a CDS encoding nucleotidyl transferase AbiEii/AbiGii toxin family protein, giving the protein MANYKSQASLLLNVLPEVAKETRFALHGGTAINLFVREMPGLSVDIDLTYVPVENRETSFKNITGALERIKATIQAVVPNAKVIHKQAELKLQISNTQAQIKLEVNQAMRGTIAPPIKMTLCEKAQEAFDAFCEIQVVPIGQLYGGKICAALDRQHPRDFFDVKYLLENEGFAEEVRAGFLFGLLSSNRPLHEMLAPNLLDQRSAMANQFEGMSEEEFTYEDFEVTRSLLIKTIHENLTDTDNKFLLSFQNGTPDWRLLDFGDYPAVQWKLQNLQKLKEANPEKHTEQLDLLESGLTA; this is encoded by the coding sequence ATGGCGAATTATAAATCACAAGCTTCACTGTTGTTGAATGTACTTCCGGAAGTTGCAAAAGAAACACGCTTTGCCCTCCATGGAGGAACGGCCATTAACCTGTTCGTTCGCGAAATGCCTGGGTTGTCCGTAGATATTGATTTAACCTACGTTCCGGTCGAGAATAGGGAAACATCTTTTAAAAATATAACGGGGGCCTTGGAAAGAATTAAAGCAACTATTCAAGCGGTTGTCCCAAACGCCAAGGTTATACACAAACAAGCTGAACTTAAATTGCAAATTTCCAATACACAAGCTCAAATAAAACTGGAAGTCAATCAGGCAATGCGTGGAACCATTGCGCCACCTATCAAAATGACCTTATGTGAAAAGGCACAGGAAGCATTCGATGCTTTTTGTGAAATCCAAGTTGTTCCTATTGGCCAGCTCTATGGAGGTAAGATTTGTGCTGCGTTGGATCGTCAGCATCCTAGAGATTTTTTCGATGTCAAATATCTTTTAGAAAACGAGGGATTTGCCGAGGAAGTCAGAGCAGGATTTCTCTTTGGACTGTTAAGTAGCAATAGACCACTACATGAAATGCTTGCTCCAAATTTACTTGACCAACGTTCAGCTATGGCGAATCAATTTGAGGGTATGAGTGAAGAAGAATTTACCTATGAAGATTTTGAGGTTACGAGAAGTTTGCTTATCAAAACCATTCATGAGAATCTTACCGATACCGACAATAAATTTCTTCTGAGTTTCCAAAATGGGACTCCCGATTGGAGGTTATTGGATTTTGGAGATTACCCTGCAGTGCAATGGAAACTGCAAAATCTACAAAAGCTAAAAGAAGCGAATCCTGAAAAGCATACGGAGCAATTAGATCTTTTAGAAAGTGGGCTTACAGCTTAA
- a CDS encoding plasmid mobilization relaxosome protein MobC has translation MKQRKRGRKRLGNKKRLYNVMLRFNDSEYERLRKICESYNLNISERGTISPLLRRLVLQQGAEEKDMLPDTSNLAYHINRIGNNINQLVKIAHHKNLRSPNSNLEQEIRKTNELLYSLIEITMEERTG, from the coding sequence ATGAAGCAACGAAAAAGAGGCCGAAAACGATTGGGAAACAAGAAGCGACTTTATAACGTGATGCTGCGGTTCAACGATTCGGAATATGAAAGATTGCGAAAAATCTGTGAATCCTATAATCTGAATATTTCCGAAAGGGGAACGATAAGTCCATTGCTTAGAAGATTGGTACTGCAACAAGGGGCCGAGGAAAAAGATATGCTCCCCGACACCTCGAACCTTGCCTACCACATCAACAGGATAGGCAACAACATCAACCAACTGGTCAAAATCGCACACCACAAAAACCTGAGAAGCCCAAATTCGAACCTCGAACAGGAAATAAGAAAGACCAACGAACTGCTGTACTCACTTATCGAAATAACAATGGAAGAAAGAACAGGATGA
- a CDS encoding DUF58 domain-containing protein, which translates to MDIRQELNNASLFPNLELLADQVVEGFISGIHKSPFHGFSAEFAEHKIYNNGESTKHIDWKLFAKTDKLYTKRYEEETNLRCHMILDNSASMYYPKIKDISLDHLNKIGFAVLAIAALMNVLKKQRDAVGLSVFSDNYDYYAPEKGSERHFQMLLAKLNEIGTSQQPAKETNTYTYLHQIAEKIKRRSLIFLFTDMFQTEKEDSELFEALRHLKYNKHEVVLFHLMDKEREFHFNFENTPKRFLDVETGEYLDLYADNIKEAYEKKITDFYTDIKLKCAQYRMKYVEVDINGDFSTILNTFLVERSKFL; encoded by the coding sequence GTGGATATACGGCAAGAACTAAATAATGCTTCGCTATTCCCCAACTTGGAACTGTTGGCAGACCAAGTGGTGGAAGGTTTTATAAGTGGTATCCATAAAAGTCCCTTTCATGGCTTTTCCGCCGAATTTGCCGAACACAAAATCTACAACAACGGGGAAAGTACCAAACACATCGATTGGAAGCTCTTTGCAAAAACCGATAAGCTTTATACCAAAAGATACGAAGAGGAGACCAATCTAAGGTGCCACATGATATTGGACAACTCGGCCTCCATGTACTATCCCAAGATCAAGGACATATCCCTAGACCACCTTAACAAGATAGGTTTTGCCGTGCTGGCCATTGCCGCATTGATGAATGTGCTCAAAAAACAGCGTGATGCCGTGGGGCTTAGTGTATTTTCAGACAATTACGATTATTATGCTCCAGAAAAAGGTAGTGAACGCCATTTTCAAATGCTCTTGGCCAAACTGAACGAAATAGGCACCTCCCAACAACCGGCAAAAGAAACCAATACCTATACCTATCTACACCAGATTGCAGAAAAAATAAAAAGAAGAAGTCTCATATTCTTATTTACTGATATGTTTCAGACGGAAAAAGAGGATAGCGAATTGTTTGAGGCCCTTAGGCATTTGAAATACAACAAACATGAGGTGGTACTTTTTCATTTGATGGATAAGGAGCGGGAATTTCATTTTAATTTTGAGAATACGCCCAAACGCTTTTTGGATGTGGAAACCGGGGAATATCTGGATCTGTATGCAGATAATATAAAGGAGGCCTATGAAAAAAAGATAACGGATTTCTACACCGATATTAAATTAAAATGTGCACAATATCGCATGAAATATGTAGAGGTAGATATTAACGGTGATTTTTCCACCATTCTAAATACTTTTTTGGTAGAGCGAAGCAAATTTCTCTAA
- the trxA gene encoding thioredoxin, with the protein MALEITDATFDEVVLKSDKPVVVDFWAAWCGPCRMVGPIIDEVSSEYEGKAIVGKVDVDANQEFAAKYGVRNIPTVLVFKNGEIASRQVGVSPKKVYTDAIDALL; encoded by the coding sequence ATGGCATTAGAAATAACAGATGCTACTTTCGATGAAGTAGTTTTAAAAAGTGACAAACCAGTAGTTGTAGACTTTTGGGCGGCTTGGTGCGGACCATGCAGAATGGTAGGTCCTATTATCGATGAAGTAAGTAGCGAATATGAAGGAAAGGCAATTGTTGGAAAAGTAGACGTTGATGCCAACCAGGAATTCGCAGCTAAATATGGAGTAAGAAATATTCCTACCGTTTTGGTCTTTAAAAATGGTGAAATTGCAAGTAGACAGGTTGGTGTTTCCCCTAAAAAGGTTTATACTGACGCTATCGATGCGCTTTTATAA
- the dnaE gene encoding DNA polymerase III subunit alpha — MYLIFDTETTGLPKRWDAPITDTDNWPRCIQIAWQLHDAMGNLIEHQDYLVRPDGFNIPYDAEKIHGISTALAEQEGVPLSEVLEKFNKAMAQTKFIVGQNVGFDVNIMGAEFHRMNVENPLQELPVLDTCTEHTAELCQIPGGRGGKFKLPTLTELHEFLFKEPFAEAHNATADVEATTRCFLELIRLRQYTTEQLDVQPNYFKNFSEANPKEIQLIGLKHINLKKASKKIADALWEKDTGGISKEEIKENLATLETAPFAHLHNHTQFSILQSTISVPDLIKAASDEKMPAVAMTDHANMMGAFHFVNGIINHNNGVKSRNEENRKRHEATLNGTLEEGQEPLEILPEPELEITPIVGCEFQVCEDHTNKSVKDNGYQIVMLAKNKNGYLNLAKMSSIAFVDGKYYVPRIDKKIVEQYKEDIIVLTGNLYGEVPSKVLNVGENQAEEALLWWKSTFGDDLYIEIMRHGQEDEDRVNQVLIQFAQKHNVKLVATNNTYYAKKENAHAHDILLCVKDGEKQSTPIGRGRGYRYGLPNQEYYFKSSDEMKELFKDIPEAIINIQEVIDKVETFTLARDVLLPAFDIPEEFQFEEDKLDGGKRGENKYLRHITYEGAKKRYGEITPEIDERLDFELQVIEKTGYPGYFLIVEDFIRAARAMDVSVGPGRGSAAGSAVAYCLWITNLDPIQYDLLFERFLNPDRISMPDIDIDFDDEGRSRVMDYVIKKYGANQVAQIITYGTMAAKSSIRDTARALDLPLGDADRMAKLIPNMSKLKKIMGVDEKVLKSKFNSDDLVKINELLAISEGDGLESKTLNQAYVLEGSVRNTGIHACGVIITPDDITKFVPVALAKDSDMYCTQFDNSVVESAGLLKMDFLGLKTLTLIKDTVKIVKAKHGIELDPENFPLDDEKTYELFQRGETIGVFQYESPGMQKHMRALKPTVFADLIAMNALYRPGPMEYIPSFIARKHGTEEIVYDLEACEEYLAETYGITVYQEQVMLLSQKLADFTKGEADVLRKAMGKKQKYVLDKMKPKFIQQASEKGHPEDKLEKIWKDWEAFAAYAFNKSHSTCYAWIAYQTAYCKAHYPAEYMAAVLSNNMNDIKQVTFFMEECKRMGLDVLGPDVNESYYKFAVNKEGAVRFGMGAIKGVGKGAVEAIVEERKENGPYKSVFDMAKRIDLRAANKKAFENLALAGGFDSLGNSHRAQYFHNEGDGITFLEKVIKYGAKFQENENSAQVSLFGEASEVSIPEPVVPPCEEWGTMEKLKREKDVVGIYISGHPLDDFKTEIKAFCNASLSHCNDLASYVNRELTFAGVITDVQHRISKNGKGWASFTMEDYTDSFEFRIFGEEYLKFRHFLMLNSFAYIKLYVREGWVNRDTGLKGEPRMQFNSFMLLQDVMESYAKKLTIKLNIDELEEENVHQLKDTLISHKGDHALNFIVYEMKEQIKVRLSSRKQKVQISSELLQRLEEQQVHFKLN; from the coding sequence ATGTATTTAATATTTGACACCGAAACAACTGGATTACCAAAACGCTGGGACGCCCCCATAACCGATACGGACAACTGGCCTAGATGTATTCAGATTGCCTGGCAGTTGCACGATGCCATGGGGAACCTTATAGAGCATCAAGATTATTTGGTAAGACCTGATGGTTTCAACATTCCCTACGATGCCGAAAAGATTCACGGTATTTCCACGGCCTTGGCGGAACAAGAGGGTGTTCCTCTTTCTGAAGTATTGGAAAAATTCAACAAGGCCATGGCCCAAACCAAGTTTATCGTGGGGCAGAATGTAGGTTTTGACGTGAATATCATGGGTGCCGAGTTCCATAGAATGAACGTTGAAAACCCATTGCAGGAACTTCCTGTACTGGATACCTGTACGGAACACACTGCCGAGCTCTGTCAGATTCCCGGTGGTCGCGGAGGTAAATTTAAACTACCTACCCTAACGGAACTTCATGAATTTTTGTTCAAGGAACCTTTTGCGGAAGCACACAACGCCACTGCGGATGTTGAAGCAACCACCCGTTGCTTTTTGGAGTTGATACGCTTAAGGCAATATACAACCGAGCAATTGGATGTTCAACCGAATTATTTTAAGAATTTTTCCGAGGCCAATCCAAAGGAAATTCAGCTCATCGGTCTAAAACACATCAATCTCAAAAAAGCTTCCAAAAAAATTGCAGATGCCCTTTGGGAAAAGGATACGGGTGGCATTTCCAAAGAGGAAATAAAAGAAAATTTAGCCACTTTGGAGACTGCACCTTTTGCACATCTCCATAACCATACCCAATTTTCCATACTTCAGTCAACCATTAGCGTACCAGACCTGATTAAGGCAGCTTCAGATGAAAAAATGCCTGCCGTAGCTATGACGGACCACGCCAATATGATGGGGGCCTTTCACTTTGTCAATGGCATAATCAATCATAATAACGGGGTAAAGTCTAGGAACGAGGAAAACAGAAAACGGCACGAAGCCACTTTGAACGGAACCTTGGAAGAAGGTCAGGAACCCTTGGAAATCCTTCCTGAGCCCGAACTTGAAATCACTCCGATCGTTGGCTGTGAATTCCAGGTCTGTGAAGACCACACCAACAAATCGGTAAAGGATAACGGTTATCAAATCGTGATGCTTGCCAAAAACAAGAACGGCTACCTCAATTTGGCAAAAATGTCCTCCATTGCCTTTGTGGACGGTAAATACTATGTCCCCAGAATTGACAAAAAAATTGTTGAACAATACAAGGAGGATATCATTGTATTGACTGGAAATTTATATGGCGAAGTTCCCAGTAAGGTATTGAACGTAGGTGAGAACCAAGCCGAAGAAGCCCTTTTATGGTGGAAATCCACCTTTGGGGACGACCTGTATATAGAAATCATGCGCCACGGACAGGAGGATGAAGACCGCGTAAACCAGGTACTGATACAATTCGCCCAAAAACATAATGTAAAGTTGGTCGCCACCAATAACACCTACTACGCCAAAAAGGAAAATGCCCATGCCCACGATATTTTACTGTGTGTTAAGGATGGTGAAAAGCAATCTACCCCAATAGGTAGAGGACGTGGATATCGTTACGGATTGCCCAACCAGGAGTACTACTTTAAGTCCTCCGATGAAATGAAGGAGCTCTTCAAGGACATCCCTGAAGCCATCATCAACATTCAGGAAGTAATCGACAAAGTTGAAACGTTCACGCTGGCCAGGGATGTATTATTACCCGCTTTTGATATTCCAGAGGAATTTCAGTTTGAAGAGGACAAATTGGACGGAGGCAAAAGGGGCGAAAACAAATACTTGAGGCACATCACTTATGAGGGTGCCAAAAAAAGGTATGGGGAAATTACTCCTGAAATTGATGAGCGACTGGATTTTGAGCTTCAGGTTATAGAAAAAACCGGTTACCCCGGGTATTTTTTAATCGTGGAGGATTTTATTCGAGCAGCGCGCGCAATGGATGTTTCCGTAGGTCCGGGTCGTGGTTCTGCCGCAGGCTCTGCGGTTGCCTACTGTCTATGGATTACCAACCTAGACCCTATTCAGTACGATTTACTTTTTGAGCGTTTCCTAAATCCGGACAGGATTTCCATGCCGGATATCGATATTGATTTTGATGATGAAGGCCGTAGCCGCGTGATGGACTACGTCATCAAAAAATATGGCGCAAACCAAGTAGCCCAAATCATTACGTATGGCACCATGGCGGCCAAGTCTTCGATAAGGGACACCGCCAGGGCCTTGGACCTGCCGTTGGGAGATGCCGACCGTATGGCTAAGTTGATTCCCAATATGTCCAAGTTGAAAAAGATTATGGGGGTCGATGAAAAGGTTCTAAAAAGCAAGTTCAACAGTGATGACCTTGTAAAGATCAATGAACTCTTGGCCATATCCGAAGGCGATGGTTTGGAATCTAAAACCTTGAACCAAGCTTATGTCCTGGAAGGTTCGGTGCGTAACACAGGAATACATGCCTGTGGGGTCATCATTACCCCGGATGACATCACAAAATTTGTTCCCGTGGCCTTGGCCAAGGATTCGGACATGTACTGCACGCAGTTCGACAATTCCGTAGTGGAAAGCGCAGGGCTATTAAAGATGGACTTCCTAGGTCTTAAAACCTTGACCTTGATCAAGGATACGGTTAAAATCGTAAAGGCGAAACATGGTATTGAGCTTGATCCTGAAAATTTTCCGCTGGATGACGAAAAGACCTATGAACTTTTCCAACGCGGAGAAACCATCGGGGTGTTCCAATACGAATCGCCCGGGATGCAAAAGCACATGCGGGCTTTAAAACCAACGGTTTTTGCGGACCTCATTGCTATGAATGCCCTGTACCGACCAGGTCCCATGGAATACATTCCAAGCTTCATCGCAAGGAAACATGGCACCGAGGAAATCGTTTACGATTTGGAAGCCTGTGAAGAGTATTTGGCAGAAACTTATGGTATCACTGTATATCAAGAGCAGGTGATGCTCCTTTCCCAAAAGTTGGCAGATTTTACAAAAGGTGAAGCGGACGTGCTTCGTAAAGCCATGGGAAAAAAGCAAAAGTATGTACTGGACAAAATGAAGCCCAAGTTCATCCAACAGGCTTCGGAAAAAGGTCATCCAGAGGATAAACTGGAAAAAATATGGAAAGATTGGGAAGCCTTTGCCGCATATGCTTTCAATAAGAGCCACTCAACCTGTTATGCCTGGATAGCCTACCAAACGGCATATTGCAAGGCCCACTACCCTGCCGAATATATGGCGGCCGTTCTTAGTAACAACATGAACGACATAAAACAGGTGACCTTTTTTATGGAGGAATGTAAGCGCATGGGATTGGATGTACTTGGCCCAGACGTCAACGAATCCTACTACAAATTCGCCGTAAACAAAGAAGGAGCGGTACGTTTTGGCATGGGTGCCATTAAAGGAGTTGGAAAAGGGGCCGTAGAAGCTATTGTGGAAGAACGTAAGGAAAACGGACCTTATAAATCCGTTTTTGATATGGCAAAACGTATCGATTTACGAGCAGCAAACAAAAAAGCGTTTGAAAATCTGGCTCTTGCCGGTGGTTTTGACTCCTTGGGGAATTCGCATCGGGCGCAGTATTTCCACAATGAGGGTGACGGAATTACCTTCTTGGAAAAGGTAATCAAGTACGGAGCCAAATTTCAAGAGAACGAAAACTCTGCCCAGGTAAGCCTTTTTGGTGAAGCCAGTGAAGTTTCCATACCGGAACCCGTTGTACCCCCTTGCGAGGAATGGGGCACCATGGAAAAATTGAAAAGGGAAAAGGACGTTGTAGGAATTTATATTTCCGGTCACCCTCTGGACGATTTTAAAACGGAAATCAAGGCGTTCTGTAATGCCAGTCTGTCCCATTGTAACGATTTGGCAAGTTATGTAAACAGGGAACTCACATTCGCAGGTGTCATAACGGACGTGCAGCATAGAATTTCCAAGAACGGCAAGGGTTGGGCTTCCTTTACCATGGAAGATTATACGGACTCCTTCGAATTTAGGATTTTTGGTGAGGAATATCTTAAGTTCAGACACTTTTTAATGCTCAATTCTTTTGCGTACATAAAACTTTACGTTCGGGAAGGTTGGGTGAATAGGGATACCGGACTCAAGGGAGAACCAAGAATGCAGTTCAATAGTTTTATGTTGTTACAGGATGTCATGGAATCCTATGCAAAAAAATTGACCATAAAATTGAATATTGACGAGCTAGAAGAAGAAAATGTCCATCAATTAAAGGATACTTTGATTTCTCATAAGGGAGACCACGCCTTAAATTTCATCGTGTACGAAATGAAGGAGCAGATAAAGGTCCGCCTATCCAGCCGAAAACAAAAAGTTCAGATTTCCAGTGAGCTTTTACAGCGATTGGAAGAACAGCAGGTACATTTTAAACTAAATTAG
- a CDS encoding multiheme c-type cytochrome, translating to MKKKALYIIGLFLIGFIGIKLFQYTTGPTEEYSDLKVIAYHYNGQGYIGSATCMECHKDIYETHIKTAHYNTSVFTNIDNIKGSLKTGENVVSLQDADITITERDGKPFQHAQIKYGDKSTFDWGMDITIGSGLKGQSYLTDQSDGLFQLQASYFVPTDEWINSPNYTNRLNPLRPVNDMCLKCHVTFARSKDNASNKNQYDITKMVLGVDCEKCHGPAEKHVAFQRNSTGANGIDSSLVNLTSLSRQQSLDLCASCHSGLRNNQIRNPFTFLPGDTLSNFSKNYQSLRPSKTLDVHGNQYGLLISSKCFTASDQMDCITCHDPHKNQRNEQEYFNSKCLSCHKQGDMHCTLPSTKMGKNGSNCIQCHMPVIPSKNMQVQLKTLENATPIGIRTHLIAVYPDRSVDEIQVE from the coding sequence TTGAAGAAAAAAGCCCTTTACATTATAGGTTTGTTCCTGATAGGTTTTATCGGAATAAAACTATTTCAATATACTACTGGGCCCACCGAGGAATATTCGGATTTAAAGGTAATTGCATATCATTACAACGGCCAAGGGTATATAGGTTCTGCCACATGCATGGAATGCCATAAGGACATATATGAAACCCATATAAAAACCGCCCATTACAATACCTCTGTATTTACCAATATAGACAATATCAAGGGAAGTCTTAAGACAGGGGAAAACGTAGTTTCTTTACAAGATGCAGATATAACAATAACGGAAAGGGACGGCAAACCATTTCAGCATGCACAAATCAAATATGGTGATAAAAGCACCTTCGATTGGGGTATGGATATTACTATTGGATCTGGATTAAAAGGTCAGTCCTACCTTACGGATCAATCCGATGGTCTATTTCAACTTCAGGCATCCTATTTTGTTCCCACCGATGAATGGATCAATAGCCCCAATTATACCAATAGGCTAAACCCTTTGCGCCCTGTAAACGATATGTGCTTAAAATGTCATGTTACCTTTGCCAGAAGCAAGGATAATGCCTCCAATAAAAACCAATACGACATAACAAAAATGGTTTTGGGAGTGGATTGTGAAAAGTGTCATGGACCTGCAGAAAAACATGTAGCTTTCCAAAGAAACAGTACGGGAGCTAATGGTATAGACTCTTCTTTGGTCAACCTGACTTCCTTGTCAAGACAACAAAGCCTTGACCTTTGCGCCTCTTGCCACTCGGGACTTAGAAACAATCAGATCAGAAACCCTTTTACCTTTTTACCCGGTGATACGTTGTCCAATTTTTCAAAGAACTATCAATCCCTTAGACCCAGTAAAACCTTGGATGTACATGGAAATCAATATGGTTTATTGATCAGCAGTAAATGCTTTACCGCATCGGACCAAATGGATTGTATCACGTGCCATGACCCCCACAAAAACCAAAGAAACGAACAGGAATATTTTAACAGTAAATGCCTGTCATGCCATAAGCAAGGTGATATGCACTGCACCCTTCCTTCCACCAAAATGGGAAAAAACGGAAGTAATTGTATCCAATGCCATATGCCAGTTATACCATCAAAAAATATGCAAGTACAGCTCAAAACCTTAGAAAATGCTACGCCTATAGGCATTAGAACACACCTTATCGCAGTTTATCCGGACCGTTCCGTTGACGAAATCCAAGTAGAATAG